CATGGCCGGCGACAGCGCGGTCTTCGACTTCCGCTACGTCGGGCTCGACTCGGCGCTCAAGGCGACGATTCGCCGCTGTGGCGTCGGCATCTTCCCGCAGGATACCGGCATCGCCGCAATCTACTCCGGGGCGAGCACGACCACGGCTCCGCGGCTGCGCGTCACCTACACCAACAAGGGAAAGCAGACCACACGTGTGATCAACGACGTCGCCGACGCCAGCCTGATTGACACGGTTGCCACCCGTTCCCATCCGCTCGACTTGCTGGTAGGCTCGGGAGTCGCATTCCGTACCTGGTTGTCCTTCAACCTTGACTCGATCCCGGCCGAGGCGACAATTGCCCGGGCCGACCTCAAGTTCAGACCGGAGACGAAGTACCACCGCACCGACACGCTCGTCCTGGGCGTTTCCCGCCTGAAGGAGTCCTACGTCGAGAAAGGCGCCAACGCCCGCTACGAGAGCCTGCCGAGCTCAATAGCCAGGTACATCGTGCCGGCGGACAGCGACACGGTAGTTACCATCGACATCCGATCACTGGTCCAGCTCTGGACCGGGCGTTCCGACACCATCCCGAACCACGGCCTACTCATCACTTCCTCACCCGAATGGTCGAAGCTCTTCCGGCTTCGTATTCCCCGCTCTGGTATCCATGCGCCGCGTCTCGAGCTCCAATACGTCCTTCCGCCGGAAGACCGCTTCAGGTAGGACCAATGCAAACTGCAAACTGCAGACTGCAAAATCCCCGGGCCTCGGGCATTTTGCCTTTTGCACTCTGCATTTTGACATTTGCATTCTCCTCTTCTGCGAGTGCTCAGTCCTTCTTCAACTCCCGCGGTCTGGGCGAGATCACGCCGCCCGGGGAGGCGCGCGTAGTGGGGCTGGCCGGACCTTCTGCCCTGTCCACGCTCAATCCTGGGATCTTCGTCGACCTCAACCAGGTCTCGTTCCATGTCACGACAATGGGCGCAGCGACCCTTGGCGCTCAAGGCGGAAATAGCCGCCTCCTCGCTGATGTTCGCCCCGCTGCATTCAACGTCGCGGCGCCGCTGCCCTTCGGGACTCGTGTTTTCGGGGGCATCAACCAGAAGTTCAGCCAGGACTTCGACATTTGGTCCGAATCACTGGCCGACACCGCCTACCGCCGCCACATCATCGGCCGCGGCGGAATCTACGCTCTGCGCGCCGGGTTGGCCAAATCGCTCTTCGACAAGGTATGCATCGGGGCCGAGTTCAAT
The sequence above is drawn from the candidate division WOR-3 bacterium genome and encodes:
- a CDS encoding DNRLRE domain-containing protein, whose translation is MKALQTAARRLQNARTRVVAHLAFCILTCALSLFSSSCNTLPVGFDQLRDRVSGTADTTLLPDSASGYSRYVPLGGSSLLYLGRDADYVSRLALRFSILDTMSLDSVTSFQLVLHQSDTSKSMGFICRPCSSEWVESGVSWLMADSFNHWLTPGGDFLKETLATGIMAGDSAVFDFRYVGLDSALKATIRRCGVGIFPQDTGIAAIYSGASTTTAPRLRVTYTNKGKQTTRVINDVADASLIDTVATRSHPLDLLVGSGVAFRTWLSFNLDSIPAEATIARADLKFRPETKYHRTDTLVLGVSRLKESYVEKGANARYESLPSSIARYIVPADSDTVVTIDIRSLVQLWTGRSDTIPNHGLLITSSPEWSKLFRLRIPRSGIHAPRLELQYVLPPEDRFR